From Halobacterium sp. R2-5, the proteins below share one genomic window:
- a CDS encoding glutaredoxin family protein, with product MAFDPMDSSMEQDAVDDIVEQAIENNEVVLFMKGDARMPQCGFSKRAVNLISQYRPDVHTVDALQSLDEFRVALEERSGWETIPQTFVDGEFVGGSDILAELEERGELADELHAENAEPVDDDAGADDGIQSPF from the coding sequence ATGGCCTTCGACCCGATGGACTCCTCGATGGAGCAGGACGCAGTCGACGACATCGTCGAGCAGGCGATCGAGAACAACGAGGTCGTCCTCTTCATGAAGGGGGACGCGCGGATGCCCCAGTGCGGCTTCTCGAAGCGCGCGGTCAACCTCATCTCCCAGTATCGGCCGGACGTCCACACCGTGGACGCGCTCCAGAGCCTCGACGAGTTCCGCGTCGCGCTCGAAGAGCGCAGCGGCTGGGAGACCATCCCGCAGACGTTCGTTGACGGCGAGTTCGTCGGCGGCAGCGACATCCTCGCGGAACTGGAGGAGCGCGGCGAGCTCGCGGACGAGCTGCACGCAGAGAACGCCGAGCCGGTCGACGACGACGCGGGCGCCGACGACGGTATCCAGTCCCCGTTCTGA
- a CDS encoding dihydrodipicolinate synthase family protein — MTDHAPAPGADDPLDLHGVVPPTVTAFHDDETVDVERTAEHARFVVDRGVDGVFPLGTNGEFPLLTGGERQRVVEAVVDEVGGEVPVIAGVGAPSTRQTVAHAEHAESAGVDGVVVVTPYYYPLDAAAAVEHYERVAAAVDLPVYVYHIPSKTGNELSLSTLEDLAAIDNLAGLKDSSKDVPWLGQAIDDHPEWTFLAGSDSLLVPGLDLGCTGMVSAVANAFPDLVVDLYEAYDDGDVGHARDLQSTVYDVRTALKQGPYMSGVKTALELRGFDAGPLRSPLREMDAEQRADLEAALDDLGLLDTIDLHQTE, encoded by the coding sequence GTGACAGACCACGCACCAGCCCCAGGTGCGGACGACCCGCTCGACCTCCACGGGGTCGTCCCGCCGACTGTGACAGCGTTCCACGACGACGAGACGGTGGACGTCGAGCGGACCGCCGAGCACGCGCGCTTCGTCGTCGACCGCGGCGTCGACGGCGTGTTCCCGCTCGGGACGAACGGCGAGTTCCCGCTGCTCACCGGCGGCGAACGCCAGCGCGTCGTCGAAGCCGTCGTCGACGAGGTCGGCGGCGAGGTGCCCGTCATCGCGGGCGTCGGCGCGCCCAGCACCCGCCAGACCGTCGCCCACGCCGAACACGCCGAGTCGGCGGGCGTCGACGGCGTCGTCGTCGTCACGCCGTACTACTACCCGCTGGACGCGGCGGCCGCCGTCGAGCACTACGAGCGCGTCGCGGCCGCCGTCGACCTCCCGGTGTACGTCTACCACATCCCGTCGAAGACCGGCAACGAGCTCTCCCTGTCCACGCTGGAGGACCTCGCGGCCATCGACAACCTCGCGGGCCTCAAAGACTCCTCGAAGGACGTCCCGTGGCTCGGGCAGGCCATCGACGACCACCCCGAGTGGACGTTCCTCGCGGGGTCGGACTCGCTGCTCGTGCCGGGACTGGACCTCGGCTGCACCGGGATGGTGTCCGCGGTCGCGAACGCGTTCCCGGACCTCGTCGTGGACCTCTACGAGGCCTACGACGACGGCGACGTCGGCCACGCGCGCGACCTCCAGAGCACGGTCTACGACGTCCGCACCGCGCTCAAGCAGGGGCCGTACATGTCCGGCGTCAAGACCGCACTCGAACTGCGCGGGTTCGACGCCGGGCCGCTGCGGTCGCCGCTGCGCGAGATGGACGCCGAGCAGCGCGCCGACCTCGAAGCCGCGCTCGACGACCTCGGCCTCCTCGACACCATAGATTTACACCAGACCGAGTGA
- a CDS encoding acetamidase/formamidase family protein, which yields MARRESGRDESEAERSREYSVDYHLSDDSENIHNAWDNSLDPVLTVEPGDVVEFECRDAVDGQVGPDATAAEFGQVSFDPVHPLTGPVYVEGAEPGDVLEVELLDFEHKGWGYTGFMPGDMGLGLLPDDFEEPGYHAWDLDDDVGHFVNDIEVPLDPFPGTIGNAPAEAGEHDTLPPRDTGGNVDVKHLTEGSTVYLPVECEGALFSTGDCHAAQGDGEVCVTGIEAPMFVTARFDVRKEMDVEQPEFESDHPYTATGKDEPMYGTTGIASDLMEATKKAVRHMIAHLHEERDLTRAEAYILCSAAVDLKVSQVVDAPNWTVTAYLPESIFP from the coding sequence ATGGCACGGCGAGAGAGCGGTCGCGACGAGTCGGAGGCGGAACGGAGCCGCGAGTACAGCGTCGATTACCACCTCTCGGACGACAGCGAGAACATCCACAACGCGTGGGACAACTCCCTCGACCCCGTCCTCACCGTCGAACCCGGGGACGTCGTGGAGTTCGAGTGCAGGGACGCCGTCGACGGACAGGTCGGCCCGGACGCGACAGCCGCGGAGTTCGGACAGGTGAGCTTCGATCCCGTCCACCCGCTCACCGGGCCGGTGTACGTCGAGGGCGCCGAGCCCGGCGACGTCCTCGAAGTCGAACTGCTGGACTTCGAGCACAAGGGCTGGGGGTACACGGGGTTCATGCCCGGTGACATGGGCCTCGGACTGCTGCCGGACGACTTCGAGGAGCCGGGCTACCACGCGTGGGACCTCGACGACGACGTCGGCCACTTCGTGAACGACATCGAGGTGCCGCTGGACCCGTTCCCCGGGACGATAGGGAACGCGCCCGCGGAGGCCGGCGAGCACGACACGCTCCCCCCGCGGGACACCGGGGGCAACGTGGACGTGAAACACCTCACTGAGGGGTCGACGGTGTACCTCCCCGTGGAGTGCGAGGGCGCGCTGTTCTCGACGGGCGACTGCCACGCCGCGCAGGGCGACGGCGAGGTCTGCGTCACGGGCATCGAGGCGCCGATGTTCGTCACCGCGCGCTTCGACGTGCGGAAGGAGATGGACGTCGAACAGCCCGAGTTCGAGTCCGACCACCCCTACACGGCGACCGGGAAGGACGAGCCGATGTACGGCACCACGGGCATCGCCTCGGACCTGATGGAGGCGACGAAGAAGGCCGTCCGGCACATGATAGCCCACCTCCACGAGGAGCGCGACCTCACGCGCGCCGAGGCGTACATCCTCTGCTCCGCGGCCGTCGACCTCAAGGTGAGTCAGGTCGTGGACGCGCCGAACTGGACGGTCACGGCGTACCTCCCGGAGAGCATCTTCCCGTAG
- a CDS encoding APC family permease has product MGTSQPPGSGGTNESGEAPVQVAPPTTDGETTVTEEGSELERSIGLKGGVAIGVGTMIGAGIFVFPGLAAGRAGPAAAGSFAIGAVVALLVALPASELATAMPKSGGGYYFISRALGALPGAVVGISIWLGLVFATAFYLVGFGNYAAALLAEAGVPVGGVPVVVPLALVFGVALTVLNLFGTENAAKLQNYVVGVLLTILVAFLGYGGLDAVGVFGNASTPETFFPRGVMPMFTTAALVFTSYLGFAQVATVAGDIKDPGRSLPLAMVGSVVIVGVLYVSTIFVATSAFGSEALSRFGETAIVEVARAYFGNAGALAILVAGLLATVSSANASILSTSRAVFAISKDALVPQYASRLNLTYGTPHVALAMAGGPVLVLVALGEVEVLAEVASFLHLVMYGLMCVALVAMRRDEPEWYDPDFRVPAYWLVAGVGAVASFALIGFMQRASQIIGLAIMVAAAGWYKYYASDVRLKGVL; this is encoded by the coding sequence ATGGGAACGTCGCAGCCCCCCGGATCCGGGGGGACGAACGAGTCGGGCGAGGCGCCCGTACAGGTCGCACCCCCGACGACGGACGGCGAGACTACCGTCACCGAGGAAGGCTCGGAGCTGGAGCGCTCTATCGGCCTGAAGGGCGGCGTGGCCATCGGCGTCGGCACGATGATCGGCGCGGGCATCTTCGTGTTCCCCGGACTCGCGGCGGGTCGGGCCGGTCCCGCCGCGGCGGGGTCGTTCGCCATCGGCGCCGTCGTCGCGCTGCTGGTCGCGCTGCCGGCGTCCGAGCTGGCGACGGCGATGCCGAAGTCCGGCGGCGGCTACTACTTCATCTCGCGCGCACTGGGCGCGCTCCCTGGCGCCGTCGTCGGCATCAGCATCTGGCTCGGGCTGGTGTTCGCGACCGCGTTCTACCTCGTCGGCTTCGGGAACTACGCCGCCGCGCTGCTCGCCGAGGCGGGCGTCCCGGTCGGCGGTGTTCCGGTCGTCGTGCCGCTCGCGCTCGTGTTCGGCGTGGCGCTCACCGTGCTCAACCTCTTCGGGACGGAGAACGCCGCGAAGCTCCAGAACTACGTCGTCGGCGTGCTGTTGACGATTCTCGTCGCGTTCCTCGGCTACGGCGGTCTTGACGCGGTCGGCGTGTTCGGGAACGCGAGCACGCCCGAGACGTTCTTCCCGCGCGGCGTGATGCCGATGTTCACGACGGCCGCGCTCGTGTTCACCTCCTACCTCGGGTTCGCGCAGGTCGCCACCGTCGCGGGCGACATCAAGGACCCCGGGCGGAGTCTCCCGCTCGCGATGGTCGGGTCGGTCGTCATCGTCGGCGTCCTCTACGTCTCCACCATCTTCGTGGCGACGAGCGCGTTCGGCAGCGAGGCGCTGTCGCGCTTCGGCGAGACCGCCATCGTGGAAGTGGCGCGGGCGTACTTCGGGAACGCGGGCGCGCTCGCCATCCTCGTGGCCGGCCTGCTGGCGACCGTCTCCAGCGCGAACGCCTCGATTCTCTCGACGTCGCGGGCGGTGTTCGCAATCAGTAAGGACGCGCTCGTCCCCCAGTACGCGAGCCGGCTGAACCTCACGTACGGCACGCCGCACGTCGCGCTCGCGATGGCCGGCGGGCCGGTGCTCGTGCTCGTCGCGCTCGGCGAGGTCGAGGTGCTCGCGGAGGTCGCGTCGTTTCTCCACCTCGTGATGTACGGGCTGATGTGCGTCGCGCTCGTCGCGATGCGCCGGGACGAACCCGAGTGGTACGACCCCGACTTCCGCGTGCCCGCGTACTGGCTCGTCGCGGGCGTCGGCGCGGTCGCGAGCTTCGCGCTCATCGGGTTCATGCAGCGCGCCTCCCAGATAATCGGCCTCGCCATCATGGTCGCGGCCGCCGGGTGGTACAAGTACTACGCCAGCGACGTGCGACTCAAGGGGGTCCTCTGA
- a CDS encoding TOBE domain-containing protein, whose protein sequence is MDARPEFDAYVGSDGVTVDTRDVELLRAIDSEGSLSSAAASLDRSYAHAQRRVVELEDAFGSLVERQRGGADGGGSELTDTAVDLLATFERVRTSFEGITEVAETVLAGTVVERDGELATVDTAAGRVRALVPEGDGDVQLTLRADAVTLTDPDDTPLPDSTSARNRFSGTVSSVETGERVARVAVDVGADDPVLALVTERSRAKLDLEAGREVVVSFKATATRGVPV, encoded by the coding sequence ATGGACGCCCGCCCCGAGTTCGACGCGTACGTCGGCAGCGACGGCGTCACCGTCGACACGCGGGACGTGGAACTGCTGCGCGCCATCGACAGCGAGGGGTCGCTGAGCAGCGCCGCGGCGTCGCTGGACCGCTCGTACGCGCACGCCCAGCGCCGCGTCGTCGAGCTCGAGGACGCGTTCGGCTCGCTCGTCGAGCGCCAGCGCGGCGGCGCGGACGGCGGCGGTAGCGAGCTCACCGACACCGCCGTCGACCTGCTCGCGACCTTCGAGCGCGTGCGGACGAGCTTCGAGGGTATCACCGAAGTCGCGGAGACGGTGCTCGCGGGCACCGTCGTCGAGCGCGACGGCGAGCTCGCGACCGTCGACACCGCGGCGGGCCGCGTGCGCGCGCTCGTCCCCGAGGGCGACGGCGACGTCCAGTTGACGCTGCGCGCGGACGCCGTCACCCTCACCGACCCCGATGACACGCCGCTCCCGGACAGCACGAGCGCCCGAAACCGCTTCTCGGGCACCGTCAGTAGCGTCGAGACCGGGGAGCGCGTCGCCCGGGTCGCCGTCGACGTCGGGGCCGACGACCCGGTGCTCGCGCTCGTCACCGAGCGCAGCCGCGCGAAGCTCGACCTCGAAGCCGGCCGCGAGGTCGTCGTCTCCTTCAAGGCCACCGCGACGCGCGGCGTCCCCGTCTGA
- a CDS encoding glucose 1-dehydrogenase — MDAIAVTRDDRTPRVVDLPQPEPGPGEALVRTLRVGVDGTDHEVIEGDHGGFPDGEDHLVLGHEAVGVVEDPNGTDLETGDVVAPTVRRRPNGSNEYFERGEPDMAPGGKYHERGIDGAHGFMAEYFTSPAEFLVPVPDALADVGFLVEPASVSEKAFEHAFASRSAFDWRPESALVLGNGSLGLLTLAMLDARGDFERTYCLGRRDRPDPTIEFIEKVGATYVDSRETPVPEIPDVHEPVDFVYEATGYPKHAFETVEALAPNGVGALLGVPEDWDFEVAGGRIHRELVLENKALVGSVNSGVGHFEAAVDALQALPEWAFDDLVTGVYDLDEFERAFADDETTIKTAVQFADR; from the coding sequence ATGGACGCAATCGCCGTCACTCGCGACGACCGGACGCCGCGCGTCGTCGACCTGCCGCAGCCCGAACCCGGACCGGGAGAAGCGCTCGTGCGTACACTCCGGGTCGGCGTCGACGGCACCGACCACGAAGTCATCGAAGGCGACCACGGCGGCTTCCCCGACGGCGAGGACCACCTCGTGCTCGGCCACGAGGCCGTCGGCGTCGTCGAGGACCCGAACGGCACCGACTTGGAGACGGGCGACGTCGTCGCGCCGACGGTCCGCCGCCGCCCCAACGGCTCCAACGAGTACTTCGAGCGCGGGGAGCCCGACATGGCACCCGGCGGGAAGTACCACGAGCGCGGCATCGACGGCGCGCACGGCTTCATGGCCGAGTACTTCACCAGCCCCGCGGAGTTCCTCGTCCCGGTCCCCGACGCGCTCGCGGACGTCGGCTTCCTCGTCGAGCCCGCCAGCGTCTCCGAGAAGGCCTTCGAGCACGCGTTCGCTTCGCGCTCGGCGTTCGACTGGCGGCCCGAGTCGGCGCTCGTGCTCGGGAACGGCTCGCTCGGCCTGCTCACGCTCGCGATGCTCGACGCCCGCGGCGACTTCGAGCGCACGTACTGTCTGGGTCGCCGCGACCGCCCCGACCCCACCATCGAGTTCATCGAGAAAGTCGGCGCGACGTACGTCGACTCCCGGGAGACGCCCGTCCCCGAGATCCCCGACGTCCACGAGCCCGTGGACTTCGTCTACGAGGCGACCGGCTACCCGAAACACGCCTTCGAGACCGTCGAGGCGCTCGCGCCCAACGGCGTCGGCGCGCTGCTCGGCGTCCCCGAGGACTGGGACTTCGAGGTCGCCGGCGGGCGAATCCACCGCGAGCTCGTCCTGGAGAACAAGGCCCTGGTCGGCAGCGTCAACTCCGGCGTCGGCCACTTCGAGGCCGCCGTCGACGCCCTGCAGGCGCTCCCCGAGTGGGCGTTCGACGACCTCGTCACGGGTGTCTACGACCTTGACGAGTTCGAGCGGGCGTTCGCCGACGACGAAACGACCATCAAGACGGCGGTGCAATTCGCGGACAGATGA
- a CDS encoding universal stress protein codes for MTDDEPAADSTPEPLDVREPPRVLVPVEVLEGESLSESLAAFLAPSEVVVLGYHVLPEQTPTEQASMQFEGRALAAVEDIAETFRAAGRDVETRVAFTHDRDQTVERVAAEVGATAVLLPNPSGKIRDVLVPIRGVVDTGRLADLVATLLADGDGTVALWGVAGSDGFDAAAAVETVRETLRDRGLAADRITTETAASESPIRDVVARSEEFDVVVMGAGGASLFAALFGDDTERVAEGAVDPVLVVRDRTVGE; via the coding sequence ATGACGGACGACGAACCCGCCGCCGACTCGACGCCCGAACCGCTGGACGTGCGCGAGCCGCCGCGCGTGCTCGTGCCCGTCGAAGTGCTCGAGGGCGAGTCGCTCTCGGAGTCGCTGGCGGCGTTCCTCGCGCCCTCGGAGGTGGTGGTGCTCGGCTACCACGTCCTCCCCGAGCAGACGCCGACCGAGCAGGCGAGCATGCAGTTCGAGGGCCGCGCGCTGGCGGCCGTCGAGGACATCGCGGAGACGTTCCGCGCGGCGGGCCGGGACGTCGAGACGAGGGTCGCGTTCACGCACGACCGCGACCAGACCGTCGAGCGCGTCGCCGCGGAGGTCGGCGCGACCGCCGTCCTGCTCCCGAACCCGTCGGGTAAAATTCGGGACGTCCTCGTGCCGATCCGTGGCGTCGTCGACACCGGCCGGCTCGCCGACCTCGTCGCGACGCTGCTCGCGGACGGCGACGGCACCGTCGCGCTCTGGGGGGTCGCCGGCAGCGACGGCTTCGACGCCGCGGCGGCCGTCGAGACCGTCCGGGAGACGCTCCGGGACCGCGGGCTCGCCGCCGACCGGATCACCACCGAGACCGCCGCCTCCGAGTCCCCGATTCGGGACGTCGTCGCCCGCTCCGAGGAGTTCGACGTGGTCGTGATGGGCGCGGGCGGCGCGTCGCTGTTCGCCGCGCTGTTCGGCGACGACACCGAGCGCGTCGCCGAGGGCGCCGTCGACCCCGTGCTCGTCGTCCGGGACAGGACAGTCGGAGAGTAG
- the gfcR gene encoding transcriptional regulator GfcR: MKNVDDLIDSASELANRGLSRGEIADELNVSRETASWLVERAGTAAPVESEPSGGPQDVHVDWSNVGEAGARLNAVGMALADALREHSHDVDLIVGVEKAGVPLATAVSNDLKTDLATYTPRKHQWEEGDIDELGGSFSRNFAGVEGRECFVVDDTVTSGTTINETVDAIREAGGTPVACGVLVDKQGISDVDDVPLESLFQVIRVGNDE; the protein is encoded by the coding sequence ATGAAGAACGTCGACGACCTCATCGACAGCGCCTCGGAGCTCGCGAACCGCGGGCTGTCGCGCGGCGAAATCGCGGACGAACTGAACGTCTCCCGGGAGACGGCGAGCTGGCTCGTCGAGCGCGCCGGCACCGCCGCCCCCGTCGAGTCCGAACCCAGCGGCGGCCCCCAGGACGTCCACGTCGACTGGAGCAACGTCGGCGAGGCGGGCGCGCGCCTCAACGCCGTCGGGATGGCGCTGGCGGACGCGCTCCGCGAGCACAGCCACGACGTCGACCTCATCGTCGGCGTCGAGAAGGCCGGCGTGCCGCTCGCGACCGCCGTCTCGAACGACCTGAAGACCGACCTCGCGACGTACACGCCCCGCAAACACCAGTGGGAGGAAGGCGACATCGACGAGCTCGGCGGGAGCTTCAGCCGGAACTTCGCGGGCGTCGAGGGACGGGAGTGCTTCGTCGTCGACGACACCGTCACCTCCGGCACCACCATCAACGAGACCGTCGACGCCATCCGCGAGGCCGGCGGCACGCCCGTCGCCTGCGGCGTCCTCGTCGACAAGCAGGGAATCTCGGACGTCGACGACGTCCCTCTCGAATCGCTCTTCCAGGTCATCCGCGTCGGCAACGACGAATAA
- a CDS encoding MoaD/ThiS family protein: protein MDVEVKLTGTLAARTGTHRARVGVDDDATVADVIDALADEFGAQVRSGVLEGSRLRTDTVVVRDSTDGEPLTAGSRLHEGDTVRFSLAS, encoded by the coding sequence ATGGACGTCGAGGTGAAGCTCACTGGAACGCTCGCTGCCCGAACGGGTACCCACCGCGCCCGCGTCGGCGTCGACGACGACGCCACTGTCGCCGACGTCATCGACGCGCTCGCCGACGAGTTCGGCGCGCAGGTGCGCTCGGGAGTGCTCGAGGGGTCGCGGCTCCGCACCGACACGGTCGTCGTCCGCGACTCCACGGACGGCGAGCCGCTGACTGCCGGCAGCCGGCTCCACGAGGGCGACACCGTCCGCTTCAGCCTCGCGAGCTAA
- a CDS encoding mandelate racemase/muconate lactonizing enzyme family protein has product MGIDYTDLHDPNAEYTMRELSAETMGADGARPAPRDLEITDVQTTMVDGNFPWTLVRVYTDAGVVGTGEAYWGAGVPELIERMKPFVVGENPLDIDRLFEHLVQKMSGEGSVEGVTVTAIAGIEVALHDLAGKVLGVPAYQLLGGKYRDEVRVYCDCHTEAEADPEACADEAERVVEELGYDALKFDLDVPSGLEKDRANRHLRPGEIRHKAEIVERVTERVKDRADVAFDCHWTFSGGSAKRLASELEEYDVWWLEDPVPPENLEVQEEVTKSTTTPIAVGENRYRVTEERRLVENQAVDIVAPDLPKVGGMRETRKVADVANQYYVPVAMHNVSSPVATMASAHVGAAIPNSLAVEYHSYELGWWADLVEEDVIEDGYIEIPEEPGLGVTLDMDAVEEHMVDGETLFDGA; this is encoded by the coding sequence ATGGGCATCGACTACACCGACCTCCACGACCCGAACGCGGAGTACACGATGCGGGAGCTCTCCGCCGAGACGATGGGCGCGGACGGCGCACGTCCGGCGCCCCGCGACCTCGAAATCACGGACGTACAGACGACGATGGTCGACGGGAACTTCCCGTGGACGCTCGTCCGCGTGTACACGGACGCGGGCGTCGTCGGTACCGGCGAAGCCTACTGGGGCGCCGGCGTCCCAGAGCTCATCGAGCGGATGAAGCCGTTCGTCGTCGGGGAGAACCCCCTCGACATCGACCGCCTGTTCGAGCACCTCGTCCAGAAGATGAGCGGCGAGGGATCCGTCGAGGGCGTCACCGTTACTGCTATCGCCGGCATCGAGGTCGCGCTCCACGACCTCGCCGGGAAGGTGCTGGGGGTTCCCGCCTACCAGCTGCTCGGCGGGAAGTACCGCGACGAAGTACGGGTCTACTGCGACTGCCACACCGAGGCGGAAGCCGACCCCGAGGCGTGCGCCGACGAGGCCGAGCGCGTCGTCGAGGAGCTCGGCTACGACGCGCTCAAGTTCGACCTCGACGTGCCCAGCGGGCTGGAGAAGGACCGCGCGAACCGCCACCTCCGCCCGGGCGAGATCCGCCACAAGGCCGAAATCGTCGAGCGAGTCACCGAGCGCGTGAAGGACCGCGCGGACGTCGCCTTCGACTGCCACTGGACGTTCTCCGGCGGGTCCGCGAAGCGCCTCGCCAGCGAGCTCGAGGAGTACGACGTCTGGTGGCTCGAAGACCCCGTCCCGCCAGAGAACCTCGAAGTCCAGGAGGAGGTGACGAAGTCCACGACGACCCCCATCGCGGTCGGCGAGAACCGCTACCGCGTCACCGAGGAGCGCCGGCTCGTCGAGAATCAGGCCGTCGACATCGTCGCCCCGGACCTCCCGAAAGTCGGCGGCATGCGCGAGACGCGGAAGGTCGCGGACGTCGCGAACCAGTACTACGTCCCGGTCGCGATGCACAACGTCTCCTCGCCGGTCGCGACGATGGCGAGCGCGCACGTCGGCGCCGCCATCCCGAACTCGCTGGCCGTCGAGTACCACTCCTACGAGCTCGGCTGGTGGGCCGACTTAGTCGAGGAGGACGTCATCGAGGACGGCTACATCGAGATCCCCGAGGAGCCCGGCCTCGGCGTCACGCTCGACATGGACGCCGTCGAGGAGCACATGGTCGACGGCGAGACGCTGTTCGATGGAGCGTGA
- a CDS encoding HAD hydrolase family protein translates to MERYDRLYTLYDEFDAESLRAYQDLVDLFPPVDSRVALEYWESASDELAQRKGDVRGAFEHGDTYAELAARASREQAFAALDLQAKYDRGVNVLVLDVDETLRSAGHTDNEIPRETLHLLTEFHEQGIPIVICTGQTLENVKGFLIQGLGNALVHSGDVSIVYEAGTGVFTPGHGPDTKQLLYDGLDEDVRSVFDEVRARVLSDAPEGIRQGCHLQGNEFNVTLKPNFETGSERARELIDDALRYELELLADCVEGASADHVRAFYAERDPEIAGVVEDVPEDVDVPEEVRAVLDRVDVAYYEADAAEIASRELNKVVGVQAALDVLDVGDPFALVMGDSKSDLRVMQWVEEENAGIAAAPEHASPRVLEHAWDTDNLVFDEGAADEILRTAWALNRLAEQ, encoded by the coding sequence ATGGAGCGGTACGACAGACTGTACACGCTGTACGACGAGTTCGACGCGGAGAGCCTCCGCGCGTACCAGGACCTCGTCGATCTCTTCCCGCCCGTCGACTCGCGGGTGGCCCTGGAGTACTGGGAGTCAGCCAGCGACGAGCTCGCCCAGCGGAAAGGCGACGTCCGCGGGGCGTTCGAGCACGGCGACACGTACGCCGAGCTAGCTGCTCGGGCGTCCCGCGAGCAGGCGTTCGCGGCGCTGGACCTCCAGGCGAAGTACGACCGCGGCGTCAACGTGCTCGTCCTCGACGTCGACGAGACGCTGCGCTCCGCGGGCCACACGGACAACGAGATCCCCCGCGAGACGCTGCACCTGCTGACGGAGTTCCACGAGCAGGGGATTCCGATCGTCATCTGTACGGGCCAGACCCTGGAGAACGTCAAGGGGTTCCTGATTCAGGGGCTCGGCAACGCGCTCGTCCACTCCGGGGACGTCTCCATCGTCTACGAGGCGGGCACGGGCGTGTTCACGCCCGGCCACGGCCCCGACACGAAACAGCTGCTCTACGACGGCCTCGACGAGGACGTCCGGTCGGTGTTCGACGAGGTGCGCGCCCGCGTGCTCTCGGACGCCCCCGAGGGCATCCGGCAGGGCTGTCACCTCCAGGGCAACGAGTTCAACGTCACGCTCAAGCCGAACTTCGAGACGGGCAGCGAGCGCGCGCGCGAGCTCATCGACGACGCGCTCCGGTACGAGCTCGAACTGCTCGCGGACTGCGTCGAGGGCGCGAGCGCCGACCACGTGCGCGCGTTCTACGCCGAACGGGACCCCGAAATCGCTGGCGTGGTCGAGGACGTCCCCGAGGACGTCGACGTCCCCGAGGAGGTGCGCGCGGTCCTCGACCGCGTCGACGTGGCGTACTACGAGGCCGACGCCGCCGAAATCGCGTCCCGCGAGCTGAACAAGGTGGTGGGCGTGCAGGCGGCGCTGGACGTGCTCGACGTCGGGGACCCGTTCGCGCTCGTGATGGGCGACAGCAAGAGCGACCTGCGCGTGATGCAGTGGGTCGAGGAGGAGAACGCGGGCATCGCGGCGGCGCCGGAGCACGCGTCGCCGCGCGTACTCGAACACGCGTGGGACACCGACAACCTCGTCTTCGACGAGGGCGCCGCCGACGAGATTCTGCGGACCGCGTGGGCGCTGAACCGGCTCGCAGAACAGTAG
- a CDS encoding PHP domain-containing protein — protein MHDYHVHSNYSDGAFLQRMVDAAASAGLDGVGIADHCNVFPSEDARRHRRALGFNLDLTYERRREAIEDVCERADVRVFDAVEMDYHPDHEDEIREFLDDTGFDYAVGSVHDLDGVNVHFAAHFADKSEEERRALVDRYFEKLVALVDSELFAIAAHPDLVERNPHLRGFATDDHYERVADAFERSRTVPEINAGRLLDDYGEFHPAPEFLDTLADRGVDVTVGTDSHEPDVIAPRIEAIEEELTERGLESVTVAE, from the coding sequence GTGCACGACTACCACGTCCACTCGAACTACTCGGACGGGGCGTTCCTCCAGCGGATGGTCGATGCGGCCGCCAGCGCCGGTCTCGACGGCGTCGGTATCGCCGACCACTGCAACGTCTTCCCCAGCGAGGACGCCCGGCGCCACCGGCGCGCGCTCGGCTTCAACCTCGACCTCACCTACGAGCGCCGACGAGAGGCCATCGAGGACGTCTGCGAACGCGCCGACGTCCGGGTGTTCGACGCCGTCGAGATGGACTACCACCCCGACCACGAGGACGAAATCCGGGAGTTCCTCGACGACACCGGCTTCGACTACGCTGTCGGGAGCGTCCACGACCTCGACGGCGTGAACGTCCACTTCGCGGCGCACTTCGCGGACAAGTCCGAGGAGGAGCGCCGCGCGCTCGTCGACCGGTACTTCGAGAAGCTCGTCGCGCTCGTCGACTCCGAGCTGTTCGCGATCGCCGCCCACCCGGACCTCGTCGAACGCAACCCCCACCTCCGCGGCTTCGCGACCGACGACCACTACGAGCGCGTCGCGGACGCTTTCGAGCGCTCCCGCACCGTCCCCGAAATCAACGCCGGGCGGCTGCTCGACGACTACGGCGAGTTCCACCCCGCGCCCGAATTCCTCGACACGCTCGCCGACCGCGGCGTCGACGTGACCGTCGGTACCGACAGCCACGAGCCCGACGTCATCGCGCCGCGAATCGAGGCTATCGAGGAAGAGCTGACGGAGCGCGGGCTCGAATCGGTCACCGTCGCCGAGTAG